The proteins below are encoded in one region of Limnochordia bacterium:
- a CDS encoding AAA family ATPase codes for MNYLQEIRQEISQGQQHQYPFSVAATKISGPLRFATPVTFFVGENGSGKSTILEALAAAIDLPTIGGDSIRYDDTLVYARQLAKCMRLTWNQKSQRGFFLRSEDFFNFSRRMANMARELAEDAAYYEESLSGYGLQLAKGSALAQRDAIVRKYGENLDANSHGEAVMHLLLQRIVPEGLYLMDEPETPFSPSRQLALLSLIKQTSEREGCQFVIATHSPILLALPDATIYSFDHSPLSTVGFEDLEHVNLTRDFLNNPGAFLRHL; via the coding sequence ATGAATTATTTACAAGAGATTAGACAGGAAATATCTCAAGGACAACAGCATCAGTATCCCTTTTCGGTAGCCGCTACCAAGATAAGTGGCCCCCTTCGGTTTGCCACACCGGTCACCTTCTTTGTCGGGGAGAATGGTTCCGGTAAGTCTACGATTTTGGAGGCCCTAGCAGCTGCTATTGATTTACCCACCATAGGTGGCGATTCAATACGCTACGACGATACTTTGGTCTATGCACGCCAATTAGCTAAGTGCATGAGGTTGACCTGGAATCAAAAGTCCCAACGGGGATTCTTTCTGCGCTCGGAGGACTTTTTCAACTTTTCTCGGAGAATGGCTAACATGGCTAGAGAACTGGCTGAAGATGCTGCATATTATGAGGAGTCCCTTAGTGGATATGGTCTTCAACTTGCTAAAGGCTCAGCCCTTGCCCAAAGAGATGCGATTGTTCGTAAGTACGGGGAAAACCTTGATGCCAACTCCCATGGAGAAGCTGTTATGCATCTTCTACTGCAAAGAATAGTCCCTGAAGGACTCTATCTGATGGATGAACCAGAGACGCCGTTTTCGCCCAGCCGCCAACTGGCCCTGCTTTCTTTGATTAAGCAGACGTCTGAACGGGAGGGTTGCCAGTTTGTTATCGCTACCCATTCCCCGATTCTGCTTGCGCTGCCCGATGCTACGATCTACAGCTTTGATCATTCACCACTTAGCACCGTAGGCTTCGAGGACCTAGAGCATGTCAACCTAACCCGGGATTTCCTGAACAACCCCGGGGCTTTCCTACGGCATCTATGA
- a CDS encoding zinc-ribbon domain-containing protein: MFCTNCGKEISPRAEYCPHCGFHPKKHRNFCANCGVTTTEAQELCLQCGCLLGQSGTARVESSTALQPWVAALLSFFINGLGQIILGQVHKGVAMLFGALIFGGITGGIGIPIYAICVSLDAYLIAKKINEGQAVGRWEFF, translated from the coding sequence ATGTTTTGCACGAACTGTGGTAAAGAGATTTCTCCCCGGGCGGAGTATTGCCCCCACTGTGGATTCCATCCTAAAAAGCACCGGAACTTCTGCGCTAATTGCGGTGTAACTACAACAGAGGCGCAAGAGTTGTGCCTGCAATGTGGTTGCCTACTAGGACAATCGGGCACGGCAAGAGTTGAATCATCCACAGCACTGCAACCATGGGTAGCCGCTCTTTTATCTTTTTTTATCAACGGCTTGGGTCAGATCATTCTTGGCCAGGTACACAAAGGAGTCGCTATGCTTTTTGGCGCCCTGATCTTTGGAGGTATCACTGGGGGTATCGGTATTCCCATTTACGCTATTTGCGTTTCGTTAGATGCCTACCTTATTGCCAAGAAAATAAACGAAGGCCAAGCTGTGGGACGGTGGGAGTTTTTCTGA
- a CDS encoding DUF2085 domain-containing protein, which yields MFLCHRLPERSLFIRGYQLPLCARCTGILVGYICGGIYALLYGTLSWKITLLFMLPLLIDGMGQYLGLWISTNPRRLISGILAGIATDFLVYHIATLGYRHGMQLANYIGK from the coding sequence ATGTTCTTGTGCCATCGTTTACCTGAGCGGTCTCTTTTCATCCGGGGATATCAGCTCCCTTTATGTGCTAGGTGCACCGGAATTTTGGTGGGATACATTTGTGGAGGTATATACGCACTGCTATATGGCACTTTGTCATGGAAGATAACATTGTTGTTTATGCTACCACTACTCATAGATGGAATGGGCCAGTATCTAGGGTTATGGATTAGCACAAATCCACGTAGACTTATATCAGGAATACTGGCTGGAATAGCCACCGATTTTCTGGTTTATCATATCGCTACTCTCGGATATAGGCATGGTATGCAATTAGCCAATTACATCGGAAAATGA
- a CDS encoding alpha/beta hydrolase: protein MKQVIVFFGVLLLCSLILALDPVWAMTVETAPIEALRQYLQEDPKHRPPLSEKHFARQPLTKAEAESAAELLWNYHREQIIAERKKMIDDRVLTIRLGLGTLKLRMAFDYTIYGKPVDGMRSLYISLHGGGATSPEVNDQQWENQKKLYQPDEGIYLAPRAPTNDYDLWHKPSIDLLLDYLIESLIVLENVNPNRVYLMGYSAGGGGSWKLAPRMADRFAAVATMAGHPDTAEPYGLRNIGFTIHMGGKDTAYNRNRLAEEWKHWLKEFQDADPDGYKHWVQIYPELGHWMNREDKSALPWMAQFTRDPFPARVVWKQDNVPHRRFYWLKVSGPDAQRVGAMVIASYVGQEIRIEHCDARSLQIRLHDRMIDLDQPVRIVSDEEVLFEGIVPRTIEAIATSLEERKDPESLCYAEVSLKF, encoded by the coding sequence TTGAAGCAAGTTATTGTGTTCTTCGGTGTATTGCTCCTGTGTAGCTTGATCTTAGCATTAGACCCGGTCTGGGCAATGACCGTGGAGACTGCCCCAATTGAAGCACTACGACAATACCTTCAAGAAGATCCAAAACATCGGCCTCCGTTATCTGAAAAGCATTTTGCACGACAACCTTTGACTAAGGCGGAAGCGGAGTCTGCTGCTGAGTTGCTTTGGAATTATCATCGAGAGCAGATCATTGCTGAGCGGAAGAAAATGATTGATGATCGGGTCTTGACTATTCGTCTTGGGCTTGGCACCTTGAAATTGCGCATGGCGTTTGACTACACAATATACGGTAAACCGGTAGATGGAATGCGTAGCCTGTACATTTCCTTGCATGGTGGTGGTGCCACAAGCCCTGAAGTGAATGATCAACAGTGGGAAAACCAGAAGAAGCTTTACCAGCCGGATGAGGGTATTTATTTAGCACCTCGGGCACCAACTAATGACTACGATCTTTGGCACAAGCCGAGTATCGATCTGTTACTGGATTACCTAATCGAAAGCCTAATCGTATTAGAAAACGTAAATCCTAATCGTGTTTACCTTATGGGATATTCTGCTGGTGGAGGCGGCTCATGGAAATTGGCTCCGCGAATGGCAGATCGTTTTGCGGCGGTTGCCACGATGGCGGGACACCCCGATACCGCGGAACCCTATGGGTTGCGAAACATTGGTTTTACAATCCATATGGGTGGTAAGGATACGGCGTACAACCGAAACAGACTAGCTGAGGAATGGAAACACTGGCTAAAGGAGTTTCAAGATGCTGATCCCGACGGGTATAAGCATTGGGTGCAGATTTACCCCGAACTTGGTCATTGGATGAACCGAGAAGACAAGAGTGCTCTGCCGTGGATGGCTCAGTTCACTCGCGATCCGTTCCCCGCTCGGGTTGTTTGGAAGCAAGACAATGTGCCCCATAGGCGATTTTACTGGCTAAAGGTTTCAGGTCCCGATGCTCAGCGTGTCGGAGCCATGGTGATTGCATCCTATGTAGGCCAAGAGATTCGCATTGAACACTGTGATGCTCGTTCTTTGCAAATACGTTTACATGACCGAATGATCGATTTAGATCAACCGGTTCGTATTGTGTCTGACGAAGAAGTGCTTTTTGAGGGCATTGTTCCGCGTACGATCGAAGCCATTGCTACATCGCTTGAAGAGAGGAAAGATCCCGAATCGCTATGCTATGCGGAGGTCTCACTTAAGTTCTAG